The Anastrepha ludens isolate Willacy chromosome 2, idAnaLude1.1, whole genome shotgun sequence genome contains a region encoding:
- the LOC128864700 gene encoding vacuolar protein sorting-associated protein 33B: MEFTLDKRLQGFQLIAQEKLQAIICSIPGKKDLIIEQALIKPLEHVCAASWLKLKGIQRIFKFDAEHIIPRTAEHQVLVYIIHSKLQIFQHVLRHIHQLERQEPTDMDAAVKNFHIICVPSCFSHFHNLLEEEGLYGLVQLHRYNWDFICLDQGVLSMEIPNVFSTLFLRKDTSLLPAIAQSLRLLQAVCGRPELVLTFGEHSANLVKMLHKLGKLGNDSSSKEVPSEFSTMLIIDRDKDYASSLLTPAIYAGLLLEVFGRRATEIELQTTSNKISLQKLAIFQLPRTEQQKQTANPPADKLRSAKPPSIRMNVLSDQIYGENRYKHFAQASSQVRAQAKTIGLEVQKLNDMKLDEMHDYVARKLPKITELKTKVMHHLNASEQVIEMLGGNFRRIQSLEEDILNNVARKRILSEIDELLTSDGQKYNTLRLLCLLHICAGISSDEVIQFARNYCNYFGQEHLAAFQQLAMAGLLPVAWEEERANTPAKLLSNLPIPKFQQTEFQANANRLRLMVSSAGAEPPPASLGAASSSGTTANGASGCPSYVFNNLYIPITAQLCSYLLKAQSAEDFATKLGMVDKLTMHLADGTALNAKSYANSVKLNEFRDIFPMRKQNIFVFVLGGVTYAEIGACELISRINGSQIIVASDTIITGGDLIAGAF; the protein is encoded by the exons ATGGAGTTCACCCTGGATAAAAGATTGCAGGGGTTCCAACTTATTGCACAAGAAAAATTGCAGGCTATAATTTGTTCGATACCAGGCAAAAAAGACCTTATTATCGAGCAGGCCCTCATTAAGCCTTTGGAACATGTTTGTGCTGCCTCCTGGCTAAAACTGAAAGGTATTCAGcgtattttcaaatttgatgCAGAGCATATTATTCCGCGCACAGCTGAACATCAAGTACTTGTGTACATAATACAtagcaaattgcaaatatttcaaCATGTACTGCGGCACATACACCAATTAGAACGGCAAGAGCCCACCGACATGGATGCAGCTGTAaagaattttcatattatttgtgTGCCCAGCTGTTTTAGTCACTTCCATAATTTGTTAGAAGAAGAAGGACTATACGGATTGGTACAGCTACATCGTTACAATTGGGATTTCATCTGTCTTGACCAAGGTGTACTCAGCATGGAAATCCCAAAT gtattctCAACGCTCTTTTTACGTAAGGACACATCCTTGTTACCAGCAATAGCACAATCGTTACGCCTGTTGCAAGCTGTGTGCGGACGACCTGAATTGGTGCTCACCTTCGGTGAACATTCAGCAAATTTAGTGAAAATGTTGCACAAACTTGGAAAACTTGGCAATGACAGCAGCAGCAAAGAAGTACCGTCAGAGTTCAGCACTATGCTCATTATTGATCGTGACAAAGATTACGCTTCAAGTTTACTTACGCCCGCTATTTATGCTGGATTACTATTAGAAGTGTTTGGTCGTCGTGCAACTGAAATAGAATTACAAAcgacttcaaataaaatttcactgCAGAAATTGGCAATTTTCCAACTACCTCGAACTgagcagcaaaaacaaactGCAAATCCACCAGCCGACAAGTTGAGGTCTGCCAAACCGCCTAGTATACGCATGAACGTGCTAAGCGATCAAATATATGGCGAGAATCGTTACAAACACTTCGCACAGGCCAGCAGTCAAGTACGCGCACAAGCGAAAACCATTGGCTTGGAGGTGCAAAAACTTAACGATATGAAGCTTGATGAGATGCACGACTATGTAGCGCGTAAGCTACCCAAAATTACCGAGTTAAAAACGAAGGTAATGCACCATTTAAACGCCAGCGAACAAGTAATAGAGATGCTAGGCGGCAACTTTCGACGCATACAGTCACTTGAGGAAGACATACTCAACAATGTGGCGCGCAAACGTATACTCAGTGAAATCGATGAGCTGCTCACATCCGATGGCCAAAAATACAATACTCTGCGCTTACTTTGCCTCTTACACATCTGTGCTGGTATAAGTAGTGATGAGGTGATACAATTTGCGCGCAACTATTGCAACTACTTTGGCCAAGAGCACCTAGCCGCTTTCCAACAATTGGCAATGGCTGGATTATTACCGGTTGCTTGGGAGGAGGAGCGAGCAAACACGCCGGCCAAATTGCTGTCAAATCTACCAATACCAAAATTCCAACAAACCGAATTTCAAGCAAATGCTAACCGGCTCAGATTAATGGTATCGTCTGCTGGTGCTGAGCCGCCGCCCGCGAGTTTGGGAGCAGCGAGTAGTAGTGGTACTACAGCGAATGGAGCTAGCGGCTGCCCTAGTTATGTGTTCAACAATCTATATATCCCCATTACAGCACAACTGTGTTCCTACTTACTAAAAGCACAATCCGCAGAAGATTTCGCCACAAAATTGGGTATGGTAGACAAGTTAACGATGCACTTAGCAGACGGCACAGCACTCAATGCAAAGTCTTACGCCAACTCCGTCAAACTAAACGAGTTTAGGGATATCTTCCCGATGCGTAAGCAGAATATCTTTGTTTTCGTACTTGGAGGAGTCACATATGCAGAGATTGGTGCTTGCGAATTAATTTCGCGTATTAATGGGTCTCAAATTATTGTGGCCTCTGACACTATTATTACCGGTGGCGATCTCATTGCAGGAGCTTTCTGA
- the LOC128864708 gene encoding uncharacterized protein LOC128864708, with protein sequence MLSTSQIRCFHTAVSRLARGVGRRSNPGIGHQLTMAETVDERLVQDPEGFGDLESDFMTASQAHREHEREMIQQRERIRHHMIKHKYFREPKLPNLLTYAEKEQIRTLHLSDPDEWTAERLAESFPATIEIVQKIISAKWQARSTKRIHKHDEVVIRNWETLRTNPKLLQLPPDLQAHVQKFATRRAEDLRVLSAKSSEIPTLPRPKKDEFLSIITSCDKYAEKKEAPLLSAGKSTNLMPAPEAAAEDETYLLEKVHDKRRMRLQELKKYKLPPTESDLSSTSTDLTAANNEVQHSTGTHSIEQQAAAKLQNPSGTGIISTSEHDNTLADLNLLEKYESSEIVISVEDQKRFEITRVKDRIHIPRKVWRKGATYRVEDVYYDDDGEFLYRVPGMIGNKK encoded by the coding sequence ATGTTATCCACATCTCAAATTCGTTGCTTTCACACTGCCGTATCGCGCCTGGCGCGTGGTGTTGGGCGACGTTCTAACCCCGGCATCGGCCATCAACTCACTATGGCAGAAACGGTCGACGAACGGCTCGTACAGGATCCCGAGGGATTTGGTGACTTGGAATCTGACTTTATGACAGCCAGCCAGGCACATCGTGAGCATGAACGTGAAATGATTCAGCAACGTGAGCGCATTCGGCACCATATGATTAAGCACAAATACTTCCGGGAACCCAAACTACCAAACTTACTCACCTATGCTGAGAAGGAGCAAATACGTACCTTACATTTGAGTGATCCTGATGAGTGGACTGCAGAGCGTTTGGCGGAAAGTTTTCCCGCTACTATCGAAATTGTACAGAAAATAATATCAGCCAAGTGGCAGGCTCGTAGCACTAAGCGTATCCATAAACATGATGAGGTAGTCATACGAAATTGGGAAACATTGCGAACAAATCCAAAACTGTTGCAATTGCCACCGGATTTGCAGGCACATGTGCAAAAATTTGCCACAAGGCGCGCGGAAGACTTGCGTGTGTTGTCCGCAAAGTCGAGTGAGATACCGACATTGCCCCGCCCGAAAAAAGATGAATTCTTATCCATTATTACAAGTTGCGATAAGTATGCAGAAAAAAAGGAGGCACCGCTGCTGTCGGCAGGAAAATCGACCAATCTTATGCCAGCACCGGAAGCGGCGGCTGAGGATGAGACGTATTTGTTGGAAAAAGTTCACGATAAAAGGAGAATGCGTCTAcaagagttaaaaaaatacaaactacCACCAACTGAATCGGACTTGTCTTCTACCTCAACTGATTTAACTGCTGCGAATAACGAAGTCCAGCACTCAACAGGAACACACAGTATAGAGCAGCAAGCAGCAGCTAAACTACAAAATCCGAGTGGTACTGGCATAATTTCCACGAGCGAACACGACAACACATTAGCTGATCTAAATCTGCTTGAGAAATATGAAAGCAGCGAAATTGTTATTAGCGTTGAGGATCAAAAACGATTCGAAATAACGCGCGTCAAAGATCGCATACATATTCCACGCAAAGTATGGCGCAAAGGAGCTACCTATCGAGTCGAGGATGTGTACTATGATGATGATGGAGAATTTCTCTACCGAGTGCCGGGAATGATAggaaacaagaaatag